A region from the Pseudomonas sp. P8_229 genome encodes:
- a CDS encoding LysR family transcriptional regulator: protein MDTLQNMRAFSCVAEAGSFTAAAVQLDTTTANVSRAVSNLEAHLQTRLLNRTTRRIALTEAGKRYLLRCEQILAYVEEAEAEASEAHARPAGQLKVHTMTGIGQHFVIDAIARYRKTHPDVTFDLTMANRVPDLLDEGYDVSIVLASELPDSGFVSQRLGITYSIVCASPAYVKANGCAQKPSDLLNHACLRLVSPVIPLEKWAFNGPDGQEMVTINSSPFLVNSADAMKAAIISGMGVGVLPVYAAIEGLRNGTLVRMMPNYRSQELNLYAIYPSRQYLDAKIKTWVEYLRGSLPEILAAHQAELAAYELSGSLAGVRVAN from the coding sequence ATGGACACATTGCAAAACATGCGCGCCTTCAGTTGTGTGGCCGAAGCCGGCAGCTTCACCGCCGCCGCCGTGCAACTCGACACCACCACGGCCAACGTCTCGCGCGCGGTCTCCAACCTGGAAGCCCACCTGCAAACCCGCCTGCTCAATCGCACGACCCGGCGCATCGCCCTGACCGAGGCCGGCAAGCGCTACCTGCTGCGCTGCGAACAGATCCTGGCCTATGTCGAAGAAGCCGAAGCCGAGGCCAGCGAAGCCCACGCCCGCCCCGCCGGCCAGCTGAAAGTGCACACCATGACCGGCATCGGCCAGCACTTCGTGATCGACGCCATCGCCCGCTACCGCAAGACCCACCCGGACGTGACCTTCGACCTGACCATGGCCAACCGCGTGCCGGACCTGCTCGACGAGGGCTACGACGTGTCCATCGTGCTGGCCAGCGAACTGCCGGACTCGGGCTTCGTCTCGCAACGCCTGGGCATCACCTACAGCATCGTCTGCGCCTCACCGGCCTACGTGAAAGCCAACGGCTGCGCGCAAAAGCCCAGCGACCTGCTGAACCACGCCTGCCTGCGCCTCGTCAGCCCGGTGATCCCCCTGGAGAAATGGGCCTTCAACGGCCCGGACGGCCAGGAAATGGTCACCATCAACAGCTCGCCGTTCCTGGTGAACTCCGCCGACGCGATGAAAGCCGCGATCATCAGCGGCATGGGCGTCGGCGTACTGCCGGTCTACGCCGCCATCGAAGGCCTGCGCAACGGCACGCTGGTGCGGATGATGCCGAACTACCGCTCGCAGGAACTCAACCTGTACGCGATCTACCCGTCGCGGCAATACCTGGATGCAAAAATCAAAACCTGGGTTGAGTACTTGCGTGGCTCGCTGCCGGAGATATTGGCGGCGCATCAGGCGGAACTGGCGGCGTATGAGTTGAGTGGGAGTCTGGCTGGGGTGCGAGTCGCCAACTGA